In the Candidatus Electrothrix sp. GW3-4 genome, one interval contains:
- a CDS encoding DotU family type IV/VI secretion system protein — MSLLDCFVELIAYIAYFGKTASSTRQVSYEQLKTDLTHLVDKAQDSFQQSRLSQQDFDLARFAVFAWIDEVILSSTWSEKGRWQGEQLQRVYYQTTEAGELFFKRLNQLQPQQLEVREVYTLCLALGFSGRYCNPGDEFLLEQLKNSNLKLLGPESAIHLAEQERLFPEAYVQERGAGKNTAPGRGVSWVKWIVGAALSVVLYWGLFFIYRFVLDNVGENFISSVR; from the coding sequence GTGTCGCTTCTTGATTGTTTTGTTGAATTGATTGCCTATATTGCCTATTTCGGCAAAACTGCTTCGTCGACCCGTCAGGTCTCCTATGAACAGCTCAAGACAGATCTGACACATCTGGTTGATAAGGCTCAGGACAGCTTTCAGCAGAGCCGATTGTCGCAGCAAGATTTTGATTTGGCCCGTTTTGCCGTTTTTGCCTGGATTGACGAGGTGATTCTCAGTTCAACCTGGTCAGAAAAAGGGCGATGGCAAGGGGAGCAGCTGCAGAGGGTCTATTACCAGACCACAGAGGCCGGTGAACTTTTTTTTAAACGGCTCAATCAACTCCAGCCCCAGCAGCTTGAGGTGCGCGAGGTGTATACGCTCTGCCTGGCGCTCGGATTCAGTGGTCGTTACTGTAACCCTGGCGATGAATTTTTGCTGGAACAGTTGAAAAATTCCAATCTAAAATTGCTGGGCCCGGAATCTGCCATTCATCTTGCCGAGCAGGAACGCCTTTTTCCAGAGGCCTATGTGCAGGAAAGAGGGGCGGGGAAAAATACTGCTCCAGGGCGAGGTGTTTCTTGGGTCAAGTGGATCGTTGGTGCCGCATTATCGGTTGTATTGTACTGGGGGCTTTTTTTCATATACCGCTTTGTCCTTGATAACGTCGGTGAAAATTTTATCTCCTCGGTGCGCTGA
- a CDS encoding ribose-phosphate pyrophosphokinase, giving the protein MPNIMKVFTGNANPEIAQEICNYLDMPLSNAEVKQFSDGEVSVEIGENVRGTDVFVIQPTCTPVNDHLMELLIMVDALRRASARRITAVLPYYGYARQDRKVRPRVPITAKAVAEMLMAVGTRRVLCMDLHAGQIQGFFNIPVDHLYSAPILLKHIRRNFEDVVMVSPDAGGVERTRAFAKRLNADLAIIDKRRERANECEAMNVIGDVSGKTAVLLDDMVDTAGTLCGAAAKLKENGAKEVHACCAHAVLSGPAIERLNDSQIKSLVVTNSIPLADKGERCDKIKVLSVGELLGEAISRIHSEDSVSYLFV; this is encoded by the coding sequence ATGCCAAATATAATGAAGGTGTTCACCGGCAACGCCAATCCCGAGATTGCTCAGGAAATCTGCAACTATCTCGACATGCCGCTGTCAAACGCGGAAGTCAAACAGTTCAGTGATGGTGAAGTTTCTGTCGAGATAGGAGAAAATGTCAGAGGCACCGATGTCTTTGTCATTCAGCCAACCTGTACCCCGGTCAATGATCACCTGATGGAGCTGTTGATCATGGTGGATGCGCTCCGCAGGGCATCAGCCAGACGTATCACAGCCGTTCTACCCTATTACGGTTATGCGCGGCAGGACCGTAAAGTTCGTCCAAGGGTACCGATTACGGCCAAGGCTGTCGCAGAGATGCTCATGGCTGTGGGCACGAGAAGAGTGCTCTGCATGGATCTCCATGCTGGTCAGATCCAGGGGTTTTTTAATATCCCGGTGGATCATCTCTATTCCGCTCCTATTTTGCTGAAACATATCAGGCGGAATTTTGAAGATGTGGTTATGGTCTCGCCGGATGCTGGCGGCGTGGAACGAACCAGGGCCTTTGCCAAGCGTCTTAATGCGGACCTCGCTATTATTGATAAACGTCGCGAGCGTGCCAACGAGTGCGAGGCTATGAATGTTATCGGTGATGTCAGCGGCAAAACAGCTGTTTTGCTGGACGATATGGTCGATACAGCGGGTACCCTCTGTGGTGCTGCTGCTAAATTAAAAGAAAACGGTGCCAAGGAAGTGCATGCCTGCTGCGCCCATGCCGTTCTTTCTGGTCCGGCTATTGAGCGCCTCAATGATTCGCAAATAAAATCATTGGTGGTGACCAACTCCATCCCCCTTGCAGATAAAGGGGAACGCTGCGATAAAATAAAAGTGCTGTCTGTCGGTGAGCTGCTTGGTGAGGCTATCAGTCGCATCCACTCGGAAGACTCGGTCAGTTATCTCTTTGTGTAG
- the tssK gene encoding type VI secretion system baseplate subunit TssK: MERPFFWHQGLFLQPQHFQLQDQYIRSLLTPIHSFVQPHFWGVGRMMIQEAALGSLSFQLLQGQFLFPDGSFVVPPENGLVAPRSFNEDWGESGKSLGVLLGLRKWNPAGDNVTVLSSLENIGDVSTRFVSTTEPEEVPDLYQGEAMAQVKRLHYVLKIFWDSEEDELGDYELIPLARLQRHGENIVPSNRFFPPCLSIDAFGPLMKLIADIRDQLASRAHMLEAYKRERGIHTAEFGPRDTVYLLALRSLNRYVPELVHITEARTVHPWTVYGLLRRIIGELSGFSETVNVLGEQEGELLVPPYNHRKLHSCFLSAQDVLLRLLDEITAGPEYMLDLVYDGAYYSGELTPSMFAAPNRFYLVVDTDSEPEPVIRNFTSLAKIGSRESLPLLIARALPGVRMNHLETVPQELPRRAGAYYFQIDHHSDLWQQVQRSNQLAIFWDTAPNDVKIELMVVGRR; this comes from the coding sequence ATGGAACGACCATTTTTCTGGCACCAGGGACTCTTTCTGCAGCCCCAGCATTTTCAGCTGCAGGATCAATACATTCGCTCTTTGCTTACCCCGATACATTCCTTTGTGCAGCCCCACTTTTGGGGGGTTGGCAGGATGATGATTCAGGAAGCGGCGCTCGGCAGTCTTTCTTTCCAACTGTTGCAGGGGCAATTCTTGTTTCCAGACGGCAGTTTTGTTGTCCCACCCGAAAACGGCTTGGTTGCTCCCCGTTCTTTCAACGAAGATTGGGGGGAGAGCGGCAAGTCGCTCGGCGTCCTGCTGGGCCTGCGTAAGTGGAATCCTGCCGGTGACAATGTCACGGTTCTTTCTTCGTTAGAGAACATCGGCGATGTTTCCACCCGCTTTGTCAGTACAACAGAACCGGAAGAGGTCCCTGACCTGTATCAGGGAGAGGCAATGGCCCAGGTCAAACGCCTGCATTACGTCCTGAAGATCTTCTGGGACAGCGAAGAGGATGAGCTGGGTGACTATGAGTTGATCCCGCTTGCCCGCCTTCAGCGCCACGGCGAAAACATCGTCCCGTCCAATCGTTTTTTTCCGCCCTGTCTGAGTATTGATGCCTTTGGGCCCTTGATGAAACTGATTGCCGATATCCGCGATCAGCTCGCCTCTAGGGCGCATATGCTTGAGGCCTATAAGCGGGAACGTGGTATCCATACAGCTGAATTTGGCCCTCGGGATACAGTCTATCTTCTGGCCCTGCGTTCGCTGAACCGGTATGTTCCCGAGCTGGTGCATATCACCGAGGCCCGAACTGTTCATCCCTGGACCGTGTACGGCCTCCTGCGCCGGATCATTGGAGAGCTTTCCGGTTTTTCTGAAACAGTGAATGTCCTGGGAGAACAGGAGGGTGAACTCCTTGTTCCCCCCTATAATCATCGAAAATTACACAGCTGTTTCCTCTCAGCCCAGGATGTGTTGCTCCGGCTGCTGGATGAGATTACTGCTGGCCCAGAGTATATGCTGGATCTGGTGTATGACGGTGCCTATTACAGTGGGGAACTGACGCCCTCCATGTTTGCTGCCCCTAACCGTTTTTATCTGGTTGTGGATACCGATTCTGAGCCCGAGCCGGTTATTCGCAATTTTACCAGCCTTGCTAAAATAGGATCACGGGAGTCCTTGCCCCTGCTTATTGCCCGAGCCTTGCCCGGTGTCAGGATGAACCATTTGGAGACAGTACCGCAGGAGCTGCCGCGCCGGGCCGGGGCCTATTATTTTCAGATTGATCATCATAGTGACCTCTGGCAGCAGGTACAACGCAGTAACCAGCTGGCAATTTTTTGGGACACAGCACCAAATGATGTGAAGATCGAACTTATGGTCGTGGGCAGGAGGTAA
- a CDS encoding type VI secretion protein IcmF/TssM N-terminal domain-containing protein has translation MAAFKFLLFFTLLLLIALFTSAVVLWMQWPWWVAFFFLLGYAGLYLGWLFIRKILLRRREQQFIHQVVEQDKGSLRETESSGDAVYELQKQWQDALETLKSSHLAKQGNPLYVLPWYMIIGESRSGKSTAIRSAGLTSPFAEATAVRGIGGTRNCDWWFLEQAVILDTAGRYTIPLDEGRDKEEWQKFLSLLVKYRKKEPLNGLVVTMAADKLMQADQETILADGRNIRQRIDELMRVLGKVFPVYVLVTKCDLIQGMNRFCDQLSEEQLRQAMGGVNQQGGNVVEFLHNLGQRTGERLQQLRLRLLGDKADHAADLLLFPNEFKQLHNRLIGFVEAVFKENPYQETPTLRGLYFSSGRQEGTPYSHFLHALGLIREQEVLPGTSRGLFLYDFFARILPGDRHLFAPTQRALAWTRQTGNIGLAAWTTVVLALCGLLSFSFVQNLTTLRSGAEAFRASAVVQGERDTDMAALEHFQAAVSEIEQLNRSWWFPRFGLYASDRAELALKEKFCRSFQEKYIDRFHGQFARLVAEIGSTGQDMDTGMLILHLARRINLIQARLNHEELEGLALLNQPSFLPVLDREDKRAAAERNDRLLLQYHHYLAWQADQETLVLEREQLQRNLTRIFAQPAVGLNWMVSWVNSSSGLEGFDLQDFWPAPLHRKNIATVPPAYTVKGKAVIDGLLTDVETALPDSLLITTNKSRFQAWYFQGYEQVWLDFADAFPHAESYLADNMSWQQVAAVMASDKSPYFTLLRTMAEELTPLEQRKSSWVELVGLIERARKNALLERKVEQEKSLVAKVTKKGKKVVEALDKKTGLNTRQLEAWLLAAGKQWNSYRDSLQEIALATASRAVAYSMTAEVFKDDPAVSPSPFYQARQHLVALRGELTQPDLTSAGEEKTVWRLLTSPFTFLRDYAYLEASCHLNDLWEENVLVELQGIHDKTRLNDELFADNGYALRFIQGPAGPFLSRSLQQGFYPKTALEQQLPFRESFLTFLTKGMQLSRFKPDLSIDTDIPLDLHLEADTVFSPPPAQQEQRDLIPSPPTLLPSYTVTVNANPTSVNPEAKIRPHATTLELICGAKTTRLVNLNYPRREEFVWEPNHCEALTLQVEAGSLVLKKKYEGQLAFAHFADDFRTGSHLFSVAADFPDLKKQLGRMQIKYIKISFRLQGAQPLLTLLDQIEKREKALAAQEEKQKARQAAGSGQEIKEALAAWERKQKMRALENEAMKQAWKARQEAKARRLKKAWEDKLPDIPLDITTCWDN, from the coding sequence GTGGCAGCATTTAAATTTCTCTTGTTCTTCACCCTCCTGCTGCTCATAGCCTTGTTCACCTCTGCGGTGGTGCTCTGGATGCAATGGCCGTGGTGGGTTGCCTTTTTTTTTCTCCTTGGTTATGCGGGTCTGTACCTGGGCTGGCTTTTTATCCGCAAGATTTTGTTGCGTCGACGGGAACAGCAATTTATCCATCAGGTTGTTGAACAGGACAAGGGCTCTCTCAGGGAAACAGAGAGCAGTGGCGACGCTGTCTATGAACTCCAGAAACAATGGCAAGATGCCCTGGAAACCCTGAAATCCTCGCATTTGGCCAAGCAGGGCAATCCGCTCTATGTCCTGCCCTGGTATATGATTATCGGTGAATCCCGATCTGGTAAATCCACTGCGATTCGCAGTGCCGGGCTGACCTCTCCTTTTGCCGAGGCAACGGCTGTTAGGGGCATTGGCGGCACCAGGAACTGTGATTGGTGGTTTCTTGAGCAGGCTGTTATTCTGGATACAGCAGGTCGTTACACCATCCCCTTGGATGAAGGGCGCGATAAGGAGGAATGGCAGAAGTTTCTCTCCCTGCTTGTCAAGTATCGGAAAAAGGAGCCGCTCAATGGTCTGGTGGTCACCATGGCCGCTGATAAACTGATGCAGGCGGATCAGGAGACGATTCTCGCTGATGGTCGGAACATCAGGCAGCGGATTGACGAGTTGATGCGGGTGCTCGGCAAGGTCTTTCCGGTGTACGTCCTGGTGACAAAGTGTGATCTGATCCAGGGGATGAATCGATTTTGCGATCAGTTGTCGGAAGAACAACTCAGACAGGCCATGGGAGGAGTGAATCAGCAGGGGGGCAATGTCGTGGAGTTTCTCCATAACCTGGGCCAGAGAACCGGTGAACGACTCCAACAATTACGTCTTCGCCTTTTAGGGGACAAAGCGGACCATGCTGCTGATCTCCTTCTCTTTCCCAATGAGTTTAAACAGCTCCATAATCGCTTGATCGGTTTTGTCGAGGCGGTTTTTAAGGAAAATCCGTATCAGGAGACCCCAACCCTGCGTGGACTTTATTTCAGCAGTGGTCGTCAGGAAGGAACACCGTATTCCCACTTTTTGCATGCCCTGGGATTGATCAGAGAGCAGGAGGTGTTGCCTGGTACGAGTCGGGGCCTGTTTCTCTATGATTTTTTTGCCCGCATCCTGCCCGGAGATCGTCACCTTTTTGCCCCTACCCAAAGGGCCCTGGCCTGGACGCGTCAGACTGGTAATATTGGCCTTGCCGCTTGGACAACCGTTGTTCTCGCTTTATGCGGGCTGTTGAGTTTTTCCTTTGTCCAGAACCTGACCACCCTCCGCAGCGGTGCTGAGGCCTTTAGGGCGTCTGCGGTTGTCCAGGGAGAAAGGGATACCGACATGGCTGCGCTGGAACATTTTCAAGCAGCGGTCAGTGAGATAGAGCAGTTGAACAGATCGTGGTGGTTCCCCCGCTTTGGGCTTTATGCAAGCGACAGGGCCGAACTTGCCTTGAAAGAGAAGTTTTGTCGTTCTTTTCAGGAGAAGTACATAGATCGTTTTCATGGACAATTTGCTCGTCTTGTTGCTGAGATCGGGTCGACTGGCCAGGATATGGACACGGGCATGCTGATTCTTCATCTTGCCCGTCGCATCAATCTGATCCAGGCTCGCCTTAACCATGAGGAGCTTGAGGGGCTTGCTCTCCTCAATCAACCCTCTTTCCTGCCTGTATTAGACAGGGAAGACAAGAGGGCGGCGGCAGAACGCAATGACCGTTTGCTCTTGCAGTACCATCATTATCTTGCCTGGCAGGCTGATCAGGAGACCCTGGTTCTGGAACGTGAACAACTGCAACGCAATCTGACGCGGATCTTTGCACAACCCGCAGTCGGCTTGAACTGGATGGTCTCCTGGGTGAATAGCTCTTCCGGTCTGGAGGGCTTTGATCTGCAGGATTTCTGGCCCGCACCTCTTCATCGTAAAAATATTGCGACGGTGCCCCCTGCATATACGGTCAAAGGAAAAGCGGTTATTGACGGCCTGCTTACCGATGTCGAGACCGCCTTACCGGATTCGCTGTTGATTACTACGAATAAAAGCCGTTTCCAGGCCTGGTATTTTCAAGGGTATGAACAGGTCTGGCTGGATTTTGCGGATGCATTTCCCCACGCCGAATCTTATCTGGCGGATAATATGAGCTGGCAGCAGGTTGCTGCTGTCATGGCATCGGATAAGAGCCCGTACTTTACCCTGCTGCGCACCATGGCTGAAGAGCTCACCCCTCTTGAACAGCGGAAATCCAGCTGGGTCGAGTTAGTCGGCCTGATAGAGCGGGCACGGAAGAATGCCCTGCTGGAGAGAAAAGTCGAACAGGAGAAATCTCTGGTTGCCAAGGTGACCAAGAAAGGCAAGAAGGTGGTCGAGGCGTTAGATAAAAAAACCGGTCTCAATACGCGACAACTGGAGGCGTGGCTGCTTGCAGCTGGTAAGCAGTGGAATAGCTACCGGGATTCTTTGCAGGAGATCGCTCTGGCAACCGCTTCACGGGCTGTTGCCTATAGTATGACAGCAGAGGTCTTTAAGGATGATCCTGCTGTGTCCCCATCGCCTTTTTATCAGGCCCGGCAGCATCTTGTGGCGTTGCGGGGGGAATTGACACAACCTGATTTGACCTCAGCAGGGGAGGAGAAAACCGTCTGGCGGCTGCTCACCTCTCCGTTTACCTTTTTACGTGATTATGCCTACCTGGAGGCATCTTGTCACTTGAATGATCTCTGGGAGGAAAATGTCTTGGTGGAGCTCCAGGGGATTCATGATAAAACCAGGCTGAATGACGAGCTTTTTGCCGATAACGGCTATGCTCTTCGTTTTATTCAAGGGCCAGCAGGGCCTTTTCTCAGTAGGAGTTTACAACAGGGATTTTATCCCAAAACCGCTCTGGAACAGCAGCTTCCCTTTCGAGAATCGTTTTTGACCTTTTTGACCAAGGGGATGCAGCTTTCCAGGTTTAAGCCAGATTTGAGCATTGATACTGATATTCCCCTTGATTTGCATTTGGAAGCCGATACCGTCTTTTCTCCCCCGCCTGCGCAGCAGGAGCAAAGAGATCTGATCCCTTCCCCACCGACTCTTCTGCCGAGCTATACGGTGACGGTCAATGCAAATCCGACCAGTGTCAATCCAGAGGCCAAGATTCGCCCCCATGCAACTACCCTGGAGTTGATCTGCGGTGCAAAGACCACCCGTTTGGTGAACCTGAACTATCCGAGACGAGAAGAGTTCGTCTGGGAACCGAATCACTGCGAAGCACTGACCCTGCAGGTTGAAGCGGGCAGTCTGGTGCTGAAAAAAAAGTATGAGGGGCAATTGGCCTTTGCCCATTTTGCCGATGATTTCAGGACCGGCAGCCATCTGTTTTCAGTGGCCGCAGATTTTCCTGATTTAAAAAAGCAGTTGGGGCGAATGCAGATTAAGTATATCAAGATCAGCTTTAGATTGCAGGGTGCTCAACCCCTGCTTACTCTTCTTGATCAGATAGAAAAAAGAGAAAAGGCGCTGGCTGCCCAGGAGGAAAAACAAAAGGCCAGGCAGGCTGCTGGTAGTGGTCAGGAAATCAAGGAAGCACTCGCTGCATGGGAACGCAAGCAGAAAATGAGGGCCTTGGAAAACGAGGCCATGAAACAGGCCTGGAAGGCGAGACAGGAGGCAAAGGCCCGCAGGCTGAAGAAGGCGTGGGAGGATAAACTCCCTGATATACCTTTGGATATAACAACCTGCTGGGATAATTAA
- the tssJ gene encoding type VI secretion system lipoprotein TssJ, whose protein sequence is MKKNSLFFVLLFLLFFSGCAERLPEQPTGPEWTYEKDAVSLRIKADPLLNVIDGEPHTLMLCLYQLRDKSMFEQLSGNEDGIYQLLDCEAFDSSVNMAKRLIVHPGQDMTIVTDRLAGTQHQGIVAGYYTLQKERMIRAIDISTILSQEENAYLVDRLNLVVNLGSEQIAAIRKN, encoded by the coding sequence TTGAAAAAAAACAGCCTTTTTTTTGTTCTGCTTTTTCTCCTTTTCTTCTCAGGCTGCGCAGAGCGGCTCCCTGAGCAACCCACAGGGCCTGAATGGACCTACGAGAAGGATGCCGTCAGTCTGCGCATCAAGGCCGATCCTTTGCTCAACGTCATTGACGGAGAACCGCATACCCTGATGCTTTGCCTCTACCAATTGCGCGACAAGTCAATGTTTGAACAGCTCTCCGGCAATGAGGACGGGATTTATCAGCTGCTGGACTGTGAAGCCTTTGATAGCAGTGTGAATATGGCCAAGCGGCTTATTGTCCACCCTGGTCAGGATATGACCATTGTCACCGATCGACTTGCCGGAACACAACATCAGGGGATCGTTGCTGGCTATTACACCCTGCAGAAAGAGCGGATGATACGGGCCATTGACATTTCCACCATCCTTTCACAAGAGGAGAACGCCTATCTGGTGGACAGACTGAACCTGGTTGTCAATCTCGGTTCGGAACAGATAGCCGCTATCAGGAAAAACTGA
- the tssA gene encoding type VI secretion system protein TssA has translation METVTLGRVPINEASPAGEDVRYELEFEELQAEIDKLSLASESGSPIDWHKVSDLAAGILEKRSKDLLVAAYFGVAQIHLAGLEGLFAGIRVYSDLLENYWDSLFPKKKRMRGRVAAAEWWLERSVAAAERLGQQVATAEVKATLLEQCEQLNRLVQERFPEPPSLSSLITIINQIPAEVARDAEDVVEVIEVVEELSAEQPVRPDPARAETSPADIPLKEVLGPKTKSVPEQQDSVREVASAEDALHSMRAAYERMQRAALFLVEHNPTEPTGHRALRQALWAELDVLPPAVEQKTIIPPPEPYVLTTLQDLTARGDWINLAAVAALRSSQYLFWLDLQRYCAIGLEKLGVRYADAYDAVCQETATLLRRLPGVTELQFADGTPFADQETKEWCQGLNAGSMDLMASFQAVGSEAAQEDLHDAVAQAQALLKGHNLIDGVRILQKGMQDAVSGKEGMQWRLALIQLLLEGKSARTAYAHCQVLVEDIERYQLEIWDPAQAVLIYTLCCHCLKAVSAKLFKERSREFMDRIARLNPAEALLLDS, from the coding sequence ATGGAAACGGTCACCTTGGGAAGAGTGCCGATCAACGAGGCCTCACCTGCTGGCGAAGATGTACGCTATGAACTTGAATTTGAGGAGCTACAGGCGGAGATTGACAAGCTTTCTCTTGCCTCAGAAAGTGGTTCGCCCATTGACTGGCACAAGGTTTCCGATCTGGCAGCAGGCATCCTTGAAAAGCGCTCAAAGGATCTCTTGGTTGCCGCATACTTCGGTGTTGCTCAGATTCATCTGGCTGGCCTTGAGGGGCTGTTTGCTGGTATCCGGGTCTATAGCGATCTTTTGGAAAATTACTGGGATTCTCTGTTTCCCAAAAAGAAGCGGATGCGAGGGCGGGTCGCCGCAGCTGAATGGTGGCTTGAACGGTCGGTGGCGGCTGCAGAGCGGCTTGGCCAGCAGGTCGCAACTGCGGAGGTAAAGGCCACCCTTCTTGAACAATGCGAGCAGTTGAATCGGTTGGTTCAGGAGCGCTTTCCAGAACCGCCTTCTCTTTCCTCTCTTATAACTATAATCAACCAGATCCCGGCAGAGGTCGCAAGAGATGCTGAGGATGTTGTTGAGGTTATTGAGGTGGTTGAGGAGTTGTCGGCAGAACAGCCAGTAAGGCCTGATCCTGCCAGGGCGGAAACGTCTCCTGCCGATATTCCCCTGAAGGAGGTCTTGGGCCCAAAAACAAAGTCTGTTCCAGAGCAACAAGACTCGGTGCGGGAGGTTGCCTCTGCTGAGGATGCGCTGCACAGTATGCGTGCGGCCTATGAGCGGATGCAACGCGCTGCCCTGTTCCTGGTAGAACATAATCCGACTGAGCCGACAGGCCATCGTGCCCTGAGGCAGGCCCTCTGGGCTGAACTTGATGTCCTACCTCCTGCGGTTGAGCAGAAGACGATTATCCCGCCGCCGGAACCGTATGTTCTGACCACCTTACAGGACCTCACTGCCCGTGGCGATTGGATCAACCTGGCCGCTGTTGCTGCCCTGCGGAGTAGCCAATATCTTTTCTGGCTTGATCTACAGCGGTATTGCGCAATTGGTTTGGAAAAACTCGGAGTACGCTATGCCGATGCCTATGATGCGGTCTGTCAGGAAACAGCCACTCTGTTGCGGAGACTGCCAGGGGTCACTGAGCTGCAATTTGCCGACGGAACCCCTTTTGCCGATCAGGAGACAAAGGAGTGGTGCCAAGGTCTCAATGCGGGCTCCATGGACCTGATGGCCAGTTTTCAGGCCGTAGGAAGTGAGGCAGCGCAGGAAGATCTTCATGATGCCGTTGCCCAGGCTCAGGCCTTGCTCAAGGGGCATAACCTGATTGATGGGGTTCGAATCTTGCAAAAAGGGATGCAGGATGCCGTTTCGGGCAAAGAGGGCATGCAATGGCGGTTGGCATTGATTCAGCTTCTTTTGGAGGGGAAATCGGCCAGGACAGCCTATGCTCATTGTCAGGTATTGGTTGAGGATATAGAGCGATATCAGCTCGAAATCTGGGATCCGGCTCAGGCTGTGCTTATTTATACCCTGTGCTGTCATTGCCTGAAGGCGGTCTCTGCCAAGCTGTTCAAAGAACGGAGCAGGGAGTTTATGGACAGGATCGCCCGCCTCAATCCGGCCGAGGCCCTTTTGCTTGATTCCTGA
- the ispE gene encoding 4-(cytidine 5'-diphospho)-2-C-methyl-D-erythritol kinase translates to MEQQTPRLHLLAPAKINLSLKILGKREDGYHELESLMQKITLYDELELSLTTEPGVRIHCLNAVLPDDTNNIAVRAAQLFLKETSNQSQGVSIVLKKNIPIAAGLGGGSSDAAAVLNGLNQLLKTTYSPKQLAELGVQIGADVPLFIYDFPAALATGIGECLIPAPSLSGFQVLLVNPGILVSTKWAYEAFSTAAEKITLTAEQKAFTLPCSKKSRQKNILKGASTSEFIIPDDLLNDLEQVTVKRYPVIQDIKNRLLASGAAGAMMSGSGSTVFGLFHREAEKKAEQCRCLLQQKYDLVYLVPPLSKKEV, encoded by the coding sequence TTGGAACAACAAACACCTCGACTCCACCTGCTGGCCCCGGCCAAGATCAACCTCTCCCTGAAGATCCTCGGCAAAAGGGAGGACGGCTACCATGAGCTTGAAAGCTTGATGCAAAAGATCACCCTGTATGATGAACTCGAACTGAGCCTCACCACAGAGCCGGGTGTACGCATCCACTGCCTAAATGCAGTGCTCCCTGATGATACAAATAATATAGCGGTTCGGGCAGCCCAACTCTTCCTCAAGGAGACCAGTAACCAGAGCCAGGGAGTAAGTATCGTTCTCAAAAAAAACATCCCGATAGCGGCTGGACTGGGTGGTGGCTCCAGCGATGCAGCAGCTGTACTCAACGGCCTCAATCAGCTACTCAAGACAACCTACTCCCCAAAACAACTCGCTGAACTAGGCGTACAAATCGGCGCGGATGTACCTCTGTTTATCTATGATTTCCCGGCAGCCCTTGCTACAGGCATCGGAGAATGCCTCATACCTGCGCCTTCTCTCTCCGGCTTTCAAGTATTGCTTGTCAATCCCGGAATCCTGGTCTCCACCAAATGGGCCTATGAAGCCTTTTCCACAGCAGCGGAAAAAATTACATTGACAGCGGAGCAAAAAGCGTTTACACTTCCTTGCTCTAAAAAAAGCAGACAGAAAAACATTCTGAAAGGGGCTTCGACTTCCGAGTTTATCATCCCGGACGACTTGCTCAATGACCTCGAACAGGTTACAGTGAAACGCTACCCTGTCATCCAAGACATCAAGAATCGTCTACTGGCCAGCGGAGCAGCAGGGGCAATGATGTCTGGTTCTGGATCAACGGTTTTTGGTCTCTTTCATCGGGAAGCTGAGAAAAAGGCCGAACAATGTCGTTGTCTGCTTCAGCAAAAATATGATCTGGTCTATCTTGTCCCCCCTCTTTCGAAAAAAGAGGTTTGA
- a CDS encoding type VI secretion system-associated FHA domain protein, translating into MNCPELTDLVQGVKAISARGSGRNADVQASLETYLLRELRYLEQGQRQEVIEQLIECFAGQHSEVQPVAQDNDKDFLHFCSLLLGYRLENGELATEELQQQLNKALTSVFETINRLIRTVNMTLIDDGRTEETIRFLISEQLDSGSASVSLEEHLDQIRTAFVTSHRAFKRAVQVTVEKILTELDPEVLAKTADTGLKFGPLRKAEVFEQYNRTFAEFRHWFDSGRCMEDFLRSFEQQYSEILRQTRR; encoded by the coding sequence ATGAACTGCCCCGAATTGACGGACTTGGTGCAAGGGGTTAAGGCGATCTCTGCCAGGGGATCAGGCCGGAATGCCGATGTTCAGGCCTCTCTTGAGACATATCTGCTCCGGGAGCTCCGTTACCTTGAGCAGGGACAACGGCAAGAGGTGATAGAGCAACTGATAGAGTGTTTTGCTGGTCAGCATTCCGAAGTCCAGCCTGTTGCCCAGGACAATGATAAGGACTTTCTCCACTTCTGCTCCCTTCTTCTCGGCTATCGGCTTGAGAACGGTGAGCTGGCGACTGAGGAACTGCAGCAGCAGTTGAACAAGGCCCTTACCTCTGTTTTTGAAACCATCAACCGGCTTATCAGGACGGTCAATATGACCCTGATTGACGATGGGCGCACGGAGGAGACCATCCGTTTTCTTATCAGCGAACAGCTGGACAGCGGTTCGGCAAGCGTTTCGCTGGAAGAGCATCTTGATCAGATCAGAACCGCCTTTGTCACTTCGCACCGTGCTTTTAAAAGGGCCGTGCAGGTGACGGTGGAGAAAATCCTGACGGAACTCGATCCAGAGGTCTTGGCAAAAACAGCAGATACCGGTTTGAAATTCGGGCCGTTGCGCAAGGCCGAGGTTTTTGAGCAGTATAACAGGACCTTTGCAGAATTCCGACATTGGTTTGACAGCGGACGATGCATGGAGGATTTTCTTCGCTCGTTTGAGCAACAATATTCAGAAATACTACGACAAACTCGGAGGTAG